TATAACTACCTAATGCTCTTTCatcaaagaaaatggaagaatgaattttaaacttttgtatcccttttgaaatttaaaattaacatgTATGGAAAGTATGatataaagtttttctttttttttttttttttttgagctagggactcactgtgtcacccaggctgaagggcagtggtgctgtcatagctcacgacagcctcgacttcccagcctcatgcaatcctcctacctcagcctcctgagtagttgggactacaggtgtgcaccaccacgcctggctgatttttgtattttttgtagaaatgagatcccactgttgatcaggctggcctcgaattcctgggctcaagtggtcctcccgtcttggcctcttaaagtgttgggagtacaggcgtaagccaccacatctggccagtttttctttcttaatagaaGAGTTGGCTCTTCCTGGATCTAGGGATGGTTTACAGGAAAACCTTGAGTATCTGTGAGCCTGGTAGCATATCACACCAGTGGTCAGGTTCCGCACTGTCTCTGTTGTTGTGGCGCAGGTCCGCGGCAGCAATGGGCCTTGTAAGTAGAGGACCCCAGAGGAGGGAGTGACCATCTAGACACACTCCATCAGCTCGCGGCCAGGCCACCCAGGGCTCTCACTCTGTCCACTGCCCCCCAGAGCAGCTCCTCAGGGACAGGTGTTCTCTGCTGGGGTGGGGTGTAGGGGAGAGAGAGTCCTCAGGATTTAAGTGACataaaatcatgttctttttttttttttttttttttttgagacggaatgtcgctctgtcacccaggctggagtgcaatggcgcgatcttggctcactgcaagctccgcctcccgggttcaggccattctcctgcctcagcctcccgagtagctgggactacaggcgcctgcaaccgcgcccggctaattttttgtatttttagtagagacggggtttcactgtgttagccaggatggtctcgatctcctgacctcgtgatccgcccgcctcggcctcccaaagtgctgggattacaggcgtgagccactgcgcccggccaaaatcatGTTCagtgtttctctttttccttagtTTTCCTGATTGCAGCTAGGACTTTGAATATATGGATTTTAtgctgattttctctttttcttttccagctcCAATTAAGGAAAAGCTGTATCCTGCTTCCTTCTGTAAGCAGCACTGACTTGTACAAGAGTTCAGTCATGCAGCCGCCGCCCCAGGCGGTCCCGTCTGGCGTGGCTGGGCCACCTCCAGCCGGGAGTCCTCGGAGCGTGTTCTGGGCTAGCAGCCCTTACAGGAGACGGGCTAATAATAATGTAGCAGTGGCTCCGACGACTTGCCCATTACAGCCGGTCACGGATCCATTTGCTTTTAGTAGACAGGTGCTCCAAAGTACACCAGCAGGCAGTTCGTCCAAAAGCAGTCCACCTGGCTTGCAAGGCCCAGCCCCCGCAGGGTTTTCTCAGCACCCTGGTTTGCTCGTGCCTCACACACATGCCAGAGATAGCTCTCAGGGACCCTGTGAGCCCCTGCCTGGACCTCTGACACAGCCCAGAGCAGATGCCAGTCCGTTTTCTGGTGCGTTGACACCTTCAGCACCTCCTGGGCCTGAGATGAACAGGAGTGCAGAGGTCGGTCCCAGTTCAGAGCCTGAAGTTCAGACTCTGCCATATCTGCCTCACTACATTCCAGGAGTGGATCCTGAAACGTCTCATGGGGGCCATCCTCATGGGAACATGCCTGGGCTCGACCGACCCCTGAGCAGGCAAAACCCGCATGACGGTGTGGTCACCCCAGCAgcatccccttccctccctcagcctcGTCTGCAGATGCCCGGACAGTGGGGGCCAGTGCAGGGAGGCCCACAGCCCTCGGGGCAACATCATTCACCCTGCCCTGAAGGACCTGTTCCCAGCGGGGTGCCCTGTGCCACCAGCGTTCCTCATTTCCCCACCCCGTCCATCCTACATCAGGGCCCTGGTCACGAGCAACACAGCCCTCTGGTGGCTCCCCCAGCAGCCTTGCCCAGTGACAGAAGAGACGAGGTGGGCCACTTGCAAAGTGGAAGCCACCTGGCCAATAACTTTGATCCTGAAAATACATTCAGGCAAAATCCCAGAATCGTGAATCACTGGGCAAGCCCAGAGCTCAGGCAGAATCCAGGAGTGAAGAAGGAGCACCGGCCCACCTCTGCTCTTGTGAACCCCCTCGCCCAGGGAGATAGCCCAGAAAACCGTACGCACCACCCGctgggggccggggccggggctggCTGTGCCCCGCTGGAAGCAGACTCGGGAGCCTCAGGAGCTCTGGCGATGTTTTTCCAAGGGGGAGAGACAGAAAATGAGGAGAATCTCTCATCTGAAAAAGCGGGCTTATCTGGTCAAGCCGACTTTGATGATTTCTGCTCCAGCCCTGGGCTAGGCCGTCCGCCCGCACCTGCACACATGGGGGCAGGTAGCCTCTGCCAGGCCCTTCTCCCAGGCCCCAGCAATGAGGCTGCTGGTGATGTGTGGGGTGACGCAGCGAGCACAGGGGTGCCGGATGCCAGCGGCTCGCAGTATGAGAATGTTGAGAACTTAGAATTTGTTCAGAATCAAGAAGTTCTGCCAAGTGAGCCCCTCAATTTGGACCCTTCCTCCCCGAGTGACCAGTTCAGATATGGGCCCCTTCCTGGGCCAGCTGTGcccaggcatggtgctgtgtgCCACGCCGGAGCCCCTGATGCCACACTGCACACAGTGCACCCTGACAGCATGTCATCCAGCTATAGCAGCAGAAGCCACGGAAGGCTCTCAGGCTCAGCCAGGCCCCAGGAGCTGGTTGGCACATTCATTCAGCAAGAAGTTGGAAAACCTGAGGATGAAGCTTCAGGTAGTTTTTTTAAGCAAATCGATTCTTCTCCTGTAGGAGGTGAAACAGACGAGACCACTGTGAGCCAGAATTACCGTGGCAGCGTGTCCCAGCCCTCAACCCCGAGCCCCCCGAAACCTACAGGAATATTTCAGACAAGTGCAAATAGTTCTTTTGAACCGGTAAAATCCCACTTAGTTGGGGTAAAACCATTTGAGGCAGATCGCGCCAACGTGGTTGGTGAAGTAAGGGAGACCTGTGCCCGCCAGAAGCAGTGCAGACCGGCTGCCACCCTGCCCGATGCTTCCCCTGGCAACCTGGAGCAGCCGCCAGACAACATGGAGACCCTCTGTGCACCCCAGGTGTGTCCCCTGCCTCTTAACTCCACCACGGAAGCTGCGCACGTGCTTCCGCACGCAGGGGCGCCGCCCTTGGATACTGTGTATCCAGCACCCGAGAAGAGGCCGTCAGCGAGGGCCCAGGGGCCCGTGAAGTGTGAGAGCCCAGCAACGACTCTGTGGGCGCAAAGTGAGCTGCCAGATTTTGGAGGCAACGTCCTTCTGGCCCCTGCAGCCCCGGCGCTTTATGTGTCTGCAAAACCTCAGCCACCTGAAGTTGTTCAGCCTCCAGAAGAGGCGATGTCCGGGCAGCAGTCACGGACGCCAAGCTCGGCGGCCCCTGTGCAGAGCCGAGGTGGCATTGGTGCTTCTGAGAACCTTGAGAATCCTCCCAAAATGGGAGAGGAGGAGGCCCTTCAGTCCCAGGCGAGTTCTGGTTATGCAAGTTTATTATCCTCACCGCCCACTGAGTCTCTGCAGAATCCGCCAGTCTTGATTGCCCAGCCTGATCACAGCTATAATCTGGCTCAGCCCATTAACTTTCCTGTGTCCTTATCGAACTCTAATGAGAAGAATCAGTCCTGGAGAGAGGCTTTGGTGGGGGATAGACCTGCAGTCAGCAGTTGGGCTCTCGGTGGTGATTCTGGAGAGAACACTTCTTTGTCCGGGATTCCAACCAGCTCTGTCCTTAGCTTGTCTCTGTCTAGCAGTgttgcccaaagtaattttccACAAGGTTCTGGTGCTTCCGAAATGGTTTCTAATCAGCCTGCTAATTTGCTGGTTCAACCACCATCCCAGCCAGTTCCAGAGAACTTGGTTCCAGAAAGTCAAAAGGATCGTAAGGCAGGAAGTGCTCTTCCCGGATTTGCTAATAGCCCTGCTGGAAGCACAAGTGTGGTGTTAGTTCCCCCTGCACACGGCACCCTGGTGCCTGATGGTAATAAGGCAAACCATTCCAGTCATCAGGAAGACACTTACGGAGCCCTAGACTTTACCTTAAGCAGGACTTTGGAAAATCCTGGAAGCGTGTACAGCCTGTCCCAGTCTGACAGCCTCGCTTCTCAGCAAACTGTTGCCAGTCATCCCAGACAATCTGGGCCTGGGGCGCCTAACCTTGACTGTTTTTATCAGCAGGTCACGAAAGACGCCCAGGGCCAGCCTGGCCTCGAAAGAGCCCAGCAGGGGCTGGTGCTACCCCAGCAACAGGCTTCTCCCCCACAACTACCCAAAGCCACGTTTTCAGAGCCGTCAAATCCAGAAAGTCTGCCAGCACAGGGACAGGCCCAGAACTCAGCACAGCCACCAGCAAGTCTGGTTCCTGTCGACGCGGGTCAGCAgctgccgcctcggcctcctcagTCTTCTAGCGTGTCGCTGGTGTCCACTGGCTCCGGCCAGGCAGCTGTGCCGTCAGAGCAGCCGTGGCCACAGCCAGTGCCTGCACTTGCCCCTGGCCCGCCGCCTCAGGACCTGGCCGCCTACTACTACTACCGGTCTCTGTACGATGCCTACCAGCCTCAGTACCCCTCGCCGTACCCACCGGAGCCTGGCGCAGCCTCCCTCTATTACCAGGTAGAGTCGAGTCGCGTGTGTAACCCACTTTTCTCTCCTTGCTTTGACCAGTTGAGTCTCTTTCACTCACGGTGTATTCCTTAGTagtgtttgtttgcttggttCCGAGGTCACCCACAGTCCCGCAGGTGTGAGAACATTATTCCAGTAACGCTTCTTGAGGACAGGGCTCCTGGCT
The nucleotide sequence above comes from Symphalangus syndactylus isolate Jambi chromosome 3, NHGRI_mSymSyn1-v2.1_pri, whole genome shotgun sequence. Encoded proteins:
- the SEC16A gene encoding protein transport protein Sec16A isoform X9, which translates into the protein MQPPPQAVPSGVAGPPPAGSPRSVFWASSPYRRRANNNVAVAPTTCPLQPVTDPFAFSRQVLQSTPAGSSSKSSPPGLQGPAPAGFSQHPGLLVPHTHARDSSQGPCEPLPGPLTQPRADASPFSGALTPSAPPGPEMNRSAEVGPSSEPEVQTLPYLPHYIPGVDPETSHGGHPHGNMPGLDRPLSRQNPHDGVVTPAASPSLPQPRLQMPGQWGPVQGGPQPSGQHHSPCPEGPVPSGVPCATSVPHFPTPSILHQGPGHEQHSPLVAPPAALPSDRRDEVGHLQSGSHLANNFDPENTFRQNPRIVNHWASPELRQNPGVKKEHRPTSALVNPLAQGDSPENRTHHPLGAGAGAGCAPLEADSGASGALAMFFQGGETENEENLSSEKAGLSGQADFDDFCSSPGLGRPPAPAHMGAGSLCQALLPGPSNEAAGDVWGDAASTGVPDASGSQYENVENLEFVQNQEVLPSEPLNLDPSSPSDQFRYGPLPGPAVPRHGAVCHAGAPDATLHTVHPDSMSSSYSSRSHGRLSGSARPQELVGTFIQQEVGKPEDEASGSFFKQIDSSPVGGETDETTVSQNYRGSVSQPSTPSPPKPTGIFQTSANSSFEPVKSHLVGVKPFEADRANVVGEVRETCARQKQCRPAATLPDASPGNLEQPPDNMETLCAPQVCPLPLNSTTEAAHVLPHAGAPPLDTVYPAPEKRPSARAQGPVKCESPATTLWAQSELPDFGGNVLLAPAAPALYVSAKPQPPEVVQPPEEAMSGQQSRTPSSAAPVQSRGGIGASENLENPPKMGEEEALQSQASSGYASLLSSPPTESLQNPPVLIAQPDHSYNLAQPINFPVSLSNSNEKNQSWREALVGDRPAVSSWALGGDSGENTSLSGIPTSSVLSLSLSSSVAQSNFPQGSGASEMVSNQPANLLVQPPSQPVPENLVPESQKDRKAGSALPGFANSPAGSTSVVLVPPAHGTLVPDGNKANHSSHQEDTYGALDFTLSRTLENPGSVYSLSQSDSLASQQTVASHPRQSGPGAPNLDCFYQQVTKDAQGQPGLERAQQGLVLPQQQASPPQLPKATFSEPSNPESLPAQGQAQNSAQPPASLVPVDAGQQLPPRPPQSSSVSLVSTGSGQAAVPSEQPWPQPVPALAPGPPPQDLAAYYYYRSLYDAYQPQYPSPYPPEPGAASLYYQDVYGLYEPRYRPYDSAASAYAENYRYPEPERPSSRASHSSERPPPRQGYPEGYYSSESGWSSQSDYYASYYSSQYDYGDPGHWDRYHYSARVRDPRTYDRRYWCDTEYDAYRREHSAYRDRPEKRDNNWRYDPRFTGSFDDDPDPHRDPYGEEVDRRSVHSEHSARSLHSAHSLASRRSSLSSHSHQSQIYRSHNVAAGSYEAPLPPGSFHGDFAYGTYRSNFSSGPGFPEYGYPADTVWPAMEQVSSRPTSPEKFSVPHVCARFGPGGQLIKVIPNLPSEGQPALVEVHSIEALLQHTSEQEEMRAFPGPLAKDDTHKVDVINFAQNKAMKCLQNENLIDKESASLLWNFIVLLCRQNGTVVGTDIAELLLRDHRTVWLPGKSPNEANLIDFTNEAVEQVEEEESGEAQLSFLTGGPTAAASSLEKETERFRELLLYGRKKDALESAMKNGLWGHALLLASKMDSRTHARVMTRFANSLPINDPLQTVYQLMSGRMPAASTCCGDEKWGDWRPHLAMVLSNLNNNMDVESRTMATMGDTLASKGLLDAAHFCYLMAQVGFGVYKKKTTKLVLIGSNHSLPFLKFATNEAIQRTEAYEYAQSLGAQTCPLPSFQVFKFIYSCRLAEMGLATQAFHYCEAIAKSILTQPHLYSPVLISQLVQMASQLRLFDPQLKEKPEEESLAAPMWLVHLQQVEQQIKEGAGVWHQDGAFPQQCPGTPSSEVEQLDGPGLSQPVTLGIANPLLAVPAPSPEHSSPSVRLLPSAPQTLPDGPLASPARVPMFPVPLPPGPLEPGPGCVTPGPALGFPEPPGPGLPPGVPPLQERRHLLQEARSPDPGIVPQEAPVGNSLSKLSEENFDGKFADLTPSRTVPDAEAPAGWDRADSGPMQPPLSLSPAPETKRPGHAAKKETKEPKKGESWFFRWLPGKKKTEAYLPDDKNKSIVWDEKKNQWVNLNEPEEEKKAPPPPPTSMPKTVPAAPPALAGLPGAPVNVYSRRAAGTRARYVDVLNPSGTQRSEPALAPADFVAPLAPLPIPSNLFVPSPVRTQGRSGRNDGLLTLSSPDAEEPQLPDGTGREGPAVARGLANPEPAPEPKLSRCSSMSSLSREVSQHFNQAPGDLPAVGGPPSGAVPFYNPAQLAQACATSGSSRLGRIGQRKQLVLN
- the SEC16A gene encoding protein transport protein Sec16A isoform X7; the encoded protein is MQPPPQAVPSGVAGPPPAGSPRSVFWASSPYRRRANNNVAVAPTTCPLQPVTDPFAFSRQVLQSTPAGSSSKSSPPGLQGPAPAGFSQHPGLLVPHTHARDSSQGPCEPLPGPLTQPRADASPFSGALTPSAPPGPEMNRSAEVGPSSEPEVQTLPYLPHYIPGVDPETSHGGHPHGNMPGLDRPLSRQNPHDGVVTPAASPSLPQPRLQMPGQWGPVQGGPQPSGQHHSPCPEGPVPSGVPCATSVPHFPTPSILHQGPGHEQHSPLVAPPAALPSDRRDEVGHLQSGSHLANNFDPENTFRQNPRIVNHWASPELRQNPGVKKEHRPTSALVNPLAQGDSPENRTHHPLGAGAGAGCAPLEADSGASGALAMFFQGGETENEENLSSEKAGLSGQADFDDFCSSPGLGRPPAPAHMGAGSLCQALLPGPSNEAAGDVWGDAASTGVPDASGSQYENVENLEFVQNQEVLPSEPLNLDPSSPSDQFRYGPLPGPAVPRHGAVCHAGAPDATLHTVHPDSMSSSYSSRSHGRLSGSARPQELVGTFIQQEVGKPEDEASGSFFKQIDSSPVGGETDETTVSQNYRGSVSQPSTPSPPKPTGIFQTSANSSFEPVKSHLVGVKPFEADRANVVGEVRETCARQKQCRPAATLPDASPGNLEQPPDNMETLCAPQVCPLPLNSTTEAAHVLPHAGAPPLDTVYPAPEKRPSARAQGPVKCESPATTLWAQSELPDFGGNVLLAPAAPALYVSAKPQPPEVVQPPEEAMSGQQSRTPSSAAPVQSRGGIGASENLENPPKMGEEEALQSQASSGYASLLSSPPTESLQNPPVLIAQPDHSYNLAQPINFPVSLSNSNEKNQSWREALVGDRPAVSSWALGGDSGENTSLSGIPTSSVLSLSLSSSVAQSNFPQGSGASEMVSNQPANLLVQPPSQPVPENLVPESQKDRKAGSALPGFANSPAGSTSVVLVPPAHGTLVPDGNKANHSSHQEDTYGALDFTLSRTLENPGSVYSLSQSDSLASQQTVASHPRQSGPGAPNLDCFYQQVTKDAQGQPGLERAQQGLVLPQQQASPPQLPKATFSEPSNPESLPAQGQAQNSAQPPASLVPVDAGQQLPPRPPQSSSVSLVSTGSGQAAVPSEQPWPQPVPALAPGPPPQDLAAYYYYRSLYDAYQPQYPSPYPPEPGAASLYYQDVYGLYEPRYRPYDSAASAYAENYRYPEPERPSSRASHSSERPPPRQGYPEGYYSSESGWSSQSDYYASYYSSQYDYGDPGHWDRYHYSARVRDPRTYDRRYWCDTEYDAYRREHSAYRDRPEKRDNNWRYDPRFTGSFDDDPDPHRDPYGEEVDRRSVHSEHSARSLHSAHSLASRRSSLSSHSHQSQIYRSHNVAAGSYEAPLPPGSFHGDFAYGTYRSNFSSGPGFPEYGYPADTVWPAMEQVSSRPTSPEKFSVPHVCARFGPGGQLIKVIPNLPSEGQPALVEVHSIEALLQHTSEQEEMRAFPGPLAKDDTHKVDVINFAQNKAMKCLQNENLIDKESASLLWNFIVLLCRQNGTVVGTDIAELLLRDHRTVWLPGKSPNEANLIDFTNEAVEQVEEEESGEAQLSFLTGGPTAAASSLEKETERFRELLLYGRKKDALESAMKNGLWGHALLLASKMDSRTHARVMTRFANSLPINDPLQTVYQLMSGRMPAASTCCGDEKWGDWRPHLAMVLSNLNNNMDVESRTMATMGDTLASKGLLDAAHFCYLMAQVGFGVYKKKTTKLVLIGSNHSLPFLKFATNEAIQRTEAYEYAQSLGAQTCPLPSFQVFKFIYSCRLAEMGLATQAFHYCEAIAKSILTQPHLYSPVLISQLVQMASQLRLFDPQLKEKPEEESLAAPMWLVHLQQVEQQIKEGAGVWHQDGAFPQQCPGTPSSEVEQLDGPGLSQPVTLGIANPLLAVPAPSPEHSSPSVRLLPSAPQTLPDGPLASPARVPMFPVPLPPGPLEPGPGCVTPGPALGFPEPPGPGLPPGVPPLQERRHLLQEARSPDPGIVPQEAPVGNSLSKLSEENFDGKFADLTPSRTVPDAEAPAGWDRADSGPMQPPLSLSPAPETKRPGHAAKKETKEPKKGESWFFRWLPGKKKTEAYLPDDKNKSIVWDEKKNQWVNLNEPEEEKKAPPPPPTSMPKTVPAAPPALAGLPGAPVNVYSRRAAGTRARYVDVLNPSGTQRSEPALAPADFVAPLAPLPIPSNLFVPSPDAEEPQLPDGTGREGPAVARGLANPEPAPEPKVLSSAASLPGSELPSSRPEGSQGGELSRCSSMSSLSREVSQHFNQAPGDLPAVGGPPSGAVPFYNPAQLAQACATSGSSRLGRIGQRKQLVLN
- the SEC16A gene encoding protein transport protein Sec16A isoform X8, with amino-acid sequence MQPPPQAVPSGVAGPPPAGSPRSVFWASSPYRRRANNNVAVAPTTCPLQPVTDPFAFSRQVLQSTPAGSSSKSSPPGLQGPAPAGFSQHPGLLVPHTHARDSSQGPCEPLPGPLTQPRADASPFSGALTPSAPPGPEMNRSAEVGPSSEPEVQTLPYLPHYIPGVDPETSHGGHPHGNMPGLDRPLSRQNPHDGVVTPAASPSLPQPRLQMPGQWGPVQGGPQPSGQHHSPCPEGPVPSGVPCATSVPHFPTPSILHQGPGHEQHSPLVAPPAALPSDRRDEVGHLQSGSHLANNFDPENTFRQNPRIVNHWASPELRQNPGVKKEHRPTSALVNPLAQGDSPENRTHHPLGAGAGAGCAPLEADSGASGALAMFFQGGETENEENLSSEKAGLSGQADFDDFCSSPGLGRPPAPAHMGAGSLCQALLPGPSNEAAGDVWGDAASTGVPDASGSQYENVENLEFVQNQEVLPSEPLNLDPSSPSDQFRYGPLPGPAVPRHGAVCHAGAPDATLHTVHPDSMSSSYSSRSHGRLSGSARPQELVGTFIQQEVGKPEDEASGSFFKQIDSSPVGGETDETTVSQNYRGSVSQPSTPSPPKPTGIFQTSANSSFEPVKSHLVGVKPFEADRANVVGEVRETCARQKQCRPAATLPDASPGNLEQPPDNMETLCAPQVCPLPLNSTTEAAHVLPHAGAPPLDTVYPAPEKRPSARAQGPVKCESPATTLWAQSELPDFGGNVLLAPAAPALYVSAKPQPPEVVQPPEEAMSGQQSRTPSSAAPVQSRGGIGASENLENPPKMGEEEALQSQASSGYASLLSSPPTESLQNPPVLIAQPDHSYNLAQPINFPVSLSNSNEKNQSWREALVGDRPAVSSWALGGDSGENTSLSGIPTSSVLSLSLSSSVAQSNFPQGSGASEMVSNQPANLLVQPPSQPVPENLVPESQKDRKAGSALPGFANSPAGSTSVVLVPPAHGTLVPDGNKANHSSHQEDTYGALDFTLSRTLENPGSVYSLSQSDSLASQQTVASHPRQSGPGAPNLDCFYQQVTKDAQGQPGLERAQQGLVLPQQQASPPQLPKATFSEPSNPESLPAQGQAQNSAQPPASLVPVDAGQQLPPRPPQSSSVSLVSTGSGQAAVPSEQPWPQPVPALAPGPPPQDLAAYYYYRSLYDAYQPQYPSPYPPEPGAASLYYQDVYGLYEPRYRPYDSAASAYAENYRYPEPERPSSRASHSSERPPPRQGYPEGYYSSESGWSSQSDYYASYYSSQYDYGDPGHWDRYHYSARVRDPRTYDRRYWCDTEYDAYRREHSAYRDRPEKRDNNWRYDPRFTGSFDDDPDPHRDPYGEEVDRRSVHSEHSARSLHSAHSLASRRSSLSSHSHQSQIYRSHNVAAGSYEAPLPPGSFHGDFAYGTYRSNFSSGPGFPEYGYPADTVWPAMEQVSSRPTSPEKFSVPHVCARFGPGGQLIKVIPNLPSEGQPALVEVHSIEALLQHTSEQEEMRAFPGPLAKDDTHKVDVINFAQNKAMKCLQNENLIDKESASLLWNFIVLLCRQNGTVVGTDIAELLLRDHRTVWLPGKSPNEANLIDFTNEAVEQVEEEESGEAQLSFLTGGPTAAASSLEKETERFRELLLYGRKKDALESAMKNGLWGHALLLASKMDSRTHARVMTRFANSLPINDPLQTVYQLMSGRMPAASTCCGDEKWGDWRPHLAMVLSNLNNNMDVESRTMATMGDTLASKGLLDAAHFCYLMAQVGFGVYKKKTTKLVLIGSNHSLPFLKFATNEAIQRTEAYEYAQSLGAQTCPLPSFQVFKFIYSCRLAEMGLATQAFHYCEAIAKSILTQPHLYSPVLISQLVQMASQLRLFDPQLKEKPEEESLAAPMWLVHLQQVEQQIKEGAGVWHQDGAFPQQCPGTPSSEVEQLDGPGLSQPVTLGIANPLLAVPAPSPEHSSPSVRLLPSAPQTLPDGPLASPARVPMFPVPLPPGPLEPGPGCVTPGPALGFPEPPGPGLPPGVPPLQERRHLLQEARSPDPGIVPQEAPVGNSLSKLSEENFDGKFADLTPSRTVPDAEAPAGWDRADSGPMQPPLSLSPAPETKRPGHAAKKETKEPKKGESWFFRWLPGKKKTEAYLPDDKNKSIVWDEKKNQWVNLNEPEEEKKAPPPPPTSMPKTVPAAPPALAGLPGAPVNVYSRRAAGTRARYVDVLNPSGTQRSEPALAPADFVAPLAPLPIPSNLFVPSPVRTQGRSGRNDGLLTLSSPDAEEPQLPDGTGREGPAVARGLANPEPAPEPKVLSSAASLPGSELPSSRPEGSQGGEAPGDLPAVGGPPSGAVPFYNPAQLAQACATSGSSRLGRIGQRKQLVLN
- the SEC16A gene encoding protein transport protein Sec16A isoform X6, producing the protein MQPPPQAVPSGVAGPPPAGSPRSVFWASSPYRRRANNNVAVAPTTCPLQPVTDPFAFSRQVLQSTPAGSSSKSSPPGLQGPAPAGFSQHPGLLVPHTHARDSSQGPCEPLPGPLTQPRADASPFSGALTPSAPPGPEMNRSAEVGPSSEPEVQTLPYLPHYIPGVDPETSHGGHPHGNMPGLDRPLSRQNPHDGVVTPAASPSLPQPRLQMPGQWGPVQGGPQPSGQHHSPCPEGPVPSGVPCATSVPHFPTPSILHQGPGHEQHSPLVAPPAALPSDRRDEVGHLQSGSHLANNFDPENTFRQNPRIVNHWASPELRQNPGVKKEHRPTSALVNPLAQGDSPENRTHHPLGAGAGAGCAPLEADSGASGALAMFFQGGETENEENLSSEKAGLSGQADFDDFCSSPGLGRPPAPAHMGAGSLCQALLPGPSNEAAGDVWGDAASTGVPDASGSQYENVENLEFVQNQEVLPSEPLNLDPSSPSDQFRYGPLPGPAVPRHGAVCHAGAPDATLHTVHPDSMSSSYSSRSHGRLSGSARPQELVGTFIQQEVGKPEDEASGSFFKQIDSSPVGGETDETTVSQNYRGSVSQPSTPSPPKPTGIFQTSANSSFEPVKSHLVGVKPFEADRANVVGEVRETCARQKQCRPAATLPDASPGNLEQPPDNMETLCAPQVCPLPLNSTTEAAHVLPHAGAPPLDTVYPAPEKRPSARAQGPVKCESPATTLWAQSELPDFGGNVLLAPAAPALYVSAKPQPPEVVQPPEEAMSGQQSRTPSSAAPVQSRGGIGASENLENPPKMGEEEALQSQASSGYASLLSSPPTESLQNPPVLIAQPDHSYNLAQPINFPVSLSNSNEKNQSWREALVGDRPAVSSWALGGDSGENTSLSGIPTSSVLSLSLSSSVAQSNFPQGSGASEMVSNQPANLLVQPPSQPVPENLVPESQKDRKAGSALPGFANSPAGSTSVVLVPPAHGTLVPDGNKANHSSHQEDTYGALDFTLSRTLENPGSVYSLSQSDSLASQQTVASHPRQSGPGAPNLDCFYQQVTKDAQGQPGLERAQQGLVLPQQQASPPQLPKATFSEPSNPESLPAQGQAQNSAQPPASLVPVDAGQQLPPRPPQSSSVSLVSTGSGQAAVPSEQPWPQPVPALAPGPPPQDLAAYYYYRSLYDAYQPQYPSPYPPEPGAASLYYQDVYGLYEPRYRPYDSAASAYAENYRYPEPERPSSRASHSSERPPPRQGYPEGYYSSESGWSSQSDYYASYYSSQYDYGDPGHWDRYHYSARVRDPRTYDRRYWCDTEYDAYRREHSAYRDRPEKRDNNWRYDPRFTGSFDDDPDPHRDPYGEEVDRRSVHSEHSARSLHSAHSLASRRSSLSSHSHQSQIYRSHNVAAGSYEAPLPPGSFHGDFAYGTYRSNFSSGPGFPEYGYPADTVWPAMEQVSSRPTSPEKFSVPHVCARFGPGGQLIKVIPNLPSEGQPALVEVHSIEALLQHTSEQEEMRAFPGPLAKDDTHKVDVINFAQNKAMKCLQNENLIDKESASLLWNFIVLLCRQNGTVVGTDIAELLLRDHRTVWLPGKSPNEANLIDFTNEAVEQVEEEESGEAQLSFLTGGPTAAASSLEKETERFRELLLYGRKKDALESAMKNGLWGHALLLASKMDSRTHARVMTRFANSLPINDPLQTVYQLMSGRMPAASTCCGDEKWGDWRPHLAMVLSNLNNNMDVESRTMATMGDTLASKGLLDAAHFCYLMAQVGFGVYKKKTTKLVLIGSNHSLPFLKFATNEAIQRTEAYEYAQSLGAQTCPLPSFQVFKFIYSCRLAEMGLATQAFHYCEAIAKSILTQPHLYSPVLISQLVQMASQLRLFDPQLKEKPEEESLAAPMWLVHLQQVEQQIKEGAGVWHQDGAFPQQCPGTPSSEVEQLDGPGLSQPVTLGIANPLLAVPAPSPEHSSPSVRLLPSAPQTLPDGPLASPARVPMFPVPLPPGPLEPGPGCVTPGPALGFPEPPGPGLPPGVPPLQERRHLLQEARSPDPGIVPQEAPVGNSLSKLSEENFDGKFADLTPSRTVPDAEAPAGWDRADSGPMQPPLSLSPAPETKRPGHAAKKETKEPKKGESWFFRWLPGKKKTEAYLPDDKNKSIVWDEKKNQWVNLNEPEEEKKAPPPPPTSMPKTVPAAPPALAGLPGAPVNVYSRRAAGTRARYVDVLNPSGTQRSEPALAPADFVAPLAPLPIPSNLFVPSPVRTQGRSGRNDGLLTLSSPDAEEPQLPDGTGREGPAVARGLANPEPAPEPKVLSSAASLPGSELPSSRPEGSQGGELSRCSSMSSLSREVSQHFNQAPGDLPAVGGPPSGAVPFYNPAQLAQACATSGSSRLGRIGQRKQLVLN